A single genomic interval of Besnoitia besnoiti strain Bb-Ger1 chromosome Unknown contig00059, whole genome shotgun sequence harbors:
- a CDS encoding cytochrome b (encoded by transcript BESB_064390), with amino-acid sequence MSLFRAHLVFYRCALNLNSSYNFGFLVAITFVLQIITGITLAFRYTSEASCAFASVQHLVREVAAGWEFRMLHATTASFVFLCILIHMSRGMYNSSYSYLTTAWMSGLVLYLLTIATAFLGYVLPWGQMSFWGATVITNLLSPIPYLVPWLLGGYYVSDVTLKRFFVLHFILPFVGCILIVLHIFYLHLNGSSNPAGIDSALKVAFYPHMLMTDAKCLSYLIGLIFLQTAFGLIELSHPDNSIPVNRFVTPLHIVPEWYFLAYYAVLKVIPSKTGGLLVFMSSLINLALLSEIRALNTRMLIRQHFMTRNVVSGWVIIWVYSMIFLIIIGSAIPQATYILYGRLATIVYLTTGLVLCLY; translated from the coding sequence atgagtctattccgggcacacctcgtcttttatcggtgtgctctcaatctaaattcatcttataactttggtttcttagttgcaattacctttgtactccaaataattacaggtatcactttagcgttccgatatacttctgaagcatcttgtgcatttgctagtgttcaacatctagttagagaggtagcagcaggatgggaatttaggatgttgcatgcaacaactgcttctttcgtcttcttgtgtatcttaatacacatgtctcgaggtatgtataactccagctatagttatttaactactgcttggatgtctggtttagttttatatctacttactatagccactgctttcctcggttatgtactaccatggggacagatgagtttctggggtgctacagtcattactaatctcctttctccaataccatatttagtaccttggttactcggtggatactatgtatctgatgtaacattaaaacgattctttgtattgcactttatattaccttttgtaggttgcattctaattgtattacacatcttctatttacatttaaatggttctagtaaccctgcaggtattgattccgcacttaaagtagccttctatcctcatatgttaatgaccgatgctaaatgtctatcctatctaattggtttaattttcttacaaacggcttttggtttgattgaattatcgcacccagataactccataccagtgaaccggtttgtaactccgcttcatatcgtacctgaatggtactttttagcatattatgcggtgttaaaagtaatcccatccaaaaccggtggtttgttagtatttatgtcctctctcattaacttagctcttttatctgaaattcgagctttgaatactcgaatgttgatacgacaacattttatgactcgaaatgtagtcagtggatgggtaattatttgggtatacagtatgatcttcttgattattattggtagtgctattccacaagcgacttatatcttatatggtagattagctactatcgtatatcttactaccggattggttctatgcttatactaa